The following is a genomic window from Babesia bovis T2Bo chromosome 4 map unlocalized Chr4_1, whole genome shotgun sequence.
CAAGGGAGTTCACACATGAAAAACTATTCGATACACTGTCGAAACTCCAAATGCAAATCTTACCGGAGTCACAGGCGCTAATCACAGCAGGATCAACCAGTATCACAGAAACAACAGGAGAGGTGTGGCCAAAAATCAATGTGGAAGTACCAGTGGGAATGTGATACACCGATATGTGACCCGTGCGAATACCAGTAAATAAACAGTCGTTTATACACTCCAAACTGTAGAAATACTGGTCACTGGAACGACGATTGCGAGGCTGATAGGGATGCTTCAAAGCGTCTTGCAAATTCAAGGTAAACGTGCGCTGCTCCATAAGAGATACGCCACCAGACATGTCACCCAAAAGTGACAGACGACGGACACTAGTACCCTGACCAACGGCAAAAATATCAAGTCGAGAGTCGCTCACATGGCATAACGCAATAGCAGTAACGCCCTTCGGACAAACGTCACTTAAATAGAGTAATCGTCGTAATGTATGACGATAGATGCACTTCGCACCAAACCGACAGTGCTCTGTAAACGCTATAACACCCAATCAATATACACACCGTTGTACGCATGATGCTTGCATATCGTAGACTCGGAATCAGATTTCCCGCCACGCCTAGAATCCGTTAGTCAACCTGGCAACGCAGTCACACAAAAACACCTACCTCGATGCATTGCTACCAGAATTGTTGTTGCGATAGTTGGACCCGCCACCAGAAGAATTTCCCTGGCCACGAGAACGGTAGTTGTCCTGCCGAGGAGCATACCAAACGTCTGATACAAATAACCATACTAAAAATAACCACACCCACCGCTACGAAAGTTACCACCACGACCACCAAACATCGTGCAAATATAATTATACAATAACAGTAATTATAAGACAATAGTTGGCACCATAAAAGCCTCAGTACAACTCGCTGTCTGTGATGTCACAGCACCACCGCACAAAGTGATTCAAAGCAGCAGGAATGCGAACCTAAACATTGAaaacattacacattggatAGTAACTCACCTCACCAGTAGCTGGAGTGTAAGAACGACCGCGGTAAGGCGGATTCGCACGCTGGTACTCAGAAGCTCGACTGTCGCGAGCATACTGGTCGCGCTGACGCAATGAAGCGTCGTAATCAGGATAGTTACGAGAACGATATTGGTATTCCATAGAGCGACGCTCAGTAGCGGAGCGTAACGCCTTGTCCTGAGCGTCACGCATCTCCTCGAAGCTCATGTGACCAACCGAAAATTCAAATATCACAGTACCGCAAATGTTATTACGGTCACTTATAATATTCACACGTAAAGGATGGTCACGAACAAGTGATTCCACATGCAGCTTTAAACGACCTACCACAGTCTCCATCTGATTCACATGCTCAACAATCTTCACAAATACATATGGCTCACCCTGCCAGGGAATTTTAACAACCTCACCATCAAGGTCACAATTAACCAAGTGACCCGCAGTACCCTGATGAGGATAACGAGGATGAGAGTGATATACACCGTAATTCTCAGTAGCAGGGTCGAAATAAGCAACTAAACTGTAAGCAACCCTGCTCATAGCACCAGAAGCTATAGGCACATCCTCTAAACGACGTAACCTGAATACAGCAGCCTTGACAAATTCAGCACCAGCAGGGTTCAGCATACGCTGAACACCATGCATCATGTCACCAGATGACATGTCATCGAATCCACGTAACACCCTAGCAGTACCGTTGTAAGCACGCTGAAATGTATTGGCAAATGCCTGCGTAGCCCCTGTTGGATTAACAGGTAATGGCGCTTCACGGTATTGTACACCTACAGGGTTGCCATAAACACCTGGTTGAACGAAGCCAACAGGCATCTGCCATTGTGGCATAGGAGGGTATCCACCAGGTGGAGCAACGTAATTAACCTGAGGATATACGGGATTCgtatatataccagatGTCATAGTGTGACCAACAGTTGTCACACCAGGAGTTGAAACGCCAGTAGTAGAAATAGGAGCAGTAGGTAACATACCCTGTGGCATAACCATAGGAGCACTAGGTGGAGGAACCGGGAACTGAGAGCCCTGCAATGATGAACCCGAAATACCCGATGATGCTGGCACGTCAACACCAACAAATCTAGATTGCTGCGATACTTGACCCGGAATACCTTGAGAAATAAATGAACCCGGTGAGGCATTACCAGTAGGAGTTACAGGAGCACTCTTGCTATGAGGAACAGGTGATGATGTTGCCACATTGTTGGAGTTTAACACAGTAGTACGAGGAATAGCCACACCAGGATTCACTCCTTGATTGCCCTCAGTTACTTGAACCAACTGTCCTGTCTTCCGGTCGTAGGTATAGTGAATTGGTGGCAAATAGACAGTTGGTAGCTGATTCATGCCAGCCAAATCATTACCCAAAGGCGCAGTAGAAATACCCGTAGGCATGCCTATATCCGCAGTTGACATTAGCGGTGATGAAACAGTATAACCAGCAGGTCCGTCATTGATACTCTCCACACCGCCACCAAATGAAGGTGCAGCGGTACCCGAAGAAGACACCGGTGAATTGTGAACACTACCCGCAGTATCACTCATTCTATACACAGTATAAAAACACAACTAACACATCATGTGCCAAAAAGAGAAAAAATATAAAGCCCCGAACCAAAGACTCGAAGGTCAACAGTGACACAAAACTAACACCaacgatatataacacaacaAGACAATATCCCAGAATAAGAGACCTACACCCTAGAATTAAACACAGGACAAAACAAACAACCCAAACAATGAAACAACTAGAAGGAACACACCGACCAGCGGGTACTCAAGTCTAAGGTGCACAAGTGTGCAAAAGAAATCAGAAGTTTATAATACACGTGCACATCAAAAACAACGATGTACTGTATTAACACAGAGCCTGCATAAgacaaatgtgtaaatgtTACATGGATATAGCCAAAAGACATAACAGACGCCCCGGTGTACTATAATCAAgaattatacaatatatgcGATCTAACGCCTATCCCGGCGGCGATGATGCTCACTGCGATGGCGACTCCGACGATCCCTGCCATGCGGAGACCGTGAAGTGTGGCGGTGACTCTCCCGAGATCGACTCCTGCGCTTCCGAGTGTGCGACCTCTCTTCAGATGAATGCCGTTCCGGTTTTTTAGCACTGCGTAACGATTTCTCAAACTCCAAGGCCCAGCGTTCGTCCTCATCCATACGGTCAGTAGGCTCACGTGACCGTTGTGGACGATGCCGATAAGAATCACGCAATATAGCCTCGCTGGAAGTTACATAGTATTTATCAATGCCCTGGCCCTCAGCACCACTGGCCTTATACTCCTTGCGAATCTTGTTACCCTCGTCATCGACCTGTATATTCTGTGCGATACAAAAAACACTTACCTCGTCTTCATACTCAACGGGTGCCTTGTAATCTAATACATGGTCCACGCGAATTCGACGGCCTAATAAAGTAGAGCCGTTAAAGTTGTCAACAGCCAATATAGTACTGCGCTGGTCACGATATCCCAAAAAACAATAGCCACGAGATGCACCTATATATGGTGATTACCATAGACACATCAATTACCAGTCTTCTTGTCACGCTTAAGATGGATGTCTATAGGGTCACCAAATTGAGAAAATACAATTATAATGTCACCCTCAGTCATACGACGGTGTAAACCACCTGGAATTGTGTGAAGTATAATACATTAAACCAACCTATGAATATGTAGCAGGAATCCTTATACCGATTGTGCCATGACGACTCGCCAATTATACCCTTCTCTAACTCAAACTCAGACAAACGAGATATAGCACTAATATTAGCAGAAGGACCTGTAACTGACATTGGAAACAGACTATGGTTTATAGGAATTAGTGACACCACCGCGGTAACCAGCGGTCAAACACATAACCCATGAACAGTGCTATTGAAGTTACACCAGATTAATATAAACCACTGGATTATACATAAGCGATTTAAATAGAGCATATATGCATTAGTAATTAATGAACGACACAAAGGACATACTAGTGACATACACACCAGTAAAGAATTGAACATGACATTATATCATAATGTGTAAGCAAAAGATTGCCACTAAGTACAAATGTTGCACTAATGCTTCATCCCTGAGTGAATGAACCAGATTAATAACATTCAAGCCTTCAACTTAGCCTCAACGGATTCGACGTATTCAAGAGCCTTCTGCTGAACTAGCGATTTCGACTTGGAGTCACCATGATTACACTCAAACTCCATCCACCTGtgtattatgtatatacatatcgaAACCCACTTCTGGTATATCACCTTCATCTTCTTGGGCTTGAGGTCAAGAGTAATTATACGCAAAAATAAGTTACGTATAGAACGGAGCCCATCAGAACGCTTGATACCCGGACTCGTCAGCTGAAACTTGATATACGCACAAATATACTGCATCCAAATATCCATACGACGAGGATTGTCTAATAACAAATTCTCAAACATCATCTGGCCCCTGGAATACCATACAGACCATAAAATCACACCTACCTCTCAGCAGAACCAAACTTAAACTCGAGCAAAGCCGTAGAAGTCATCATGTAAACTTTCTTGTGATCAGGAATACGTAATAAACAACGATTATACACCTTACGGGCCTCTTCAAAGTCCTTCACATGCTCAAATAGTAAACGTAAATAAGCTTGCCAAAACTAATAAATATGACATATGATCTAGTGCACCCACCTTTTTAGATTTACCCAGTTTCTTAATACCGCGCTCACAAACCTCAATGGCATCCGATAAGCGATCGTTCTTCACAAAAATGCTAATCATCTTGAGGTACATCGTCTTAGGGTCATTGAAACGAAGCGATTCCTGGAAAACCTCCTTTACACGGTCACCATATAAGCACTCC
Proteins encoded in this region:
- a CDS encoding RNA recognition motif domain containing protein, whose product is MSVTGPSANISAISRLSEFELEKGIIGESSWHNRYKDSCYIFIGGLHRRMTEGDIIIVFSQFGDPIDIHLKRDKKTGASRGYCFLGYRDQRSTILAVDNFNGSTLLGRRIRVDHVLDYKAPVEYEDEVDDEGNKIRKEYKASGAEGQGIDKYYVTSSEAILRDSYRHRPQRSREPTDRMDEDERWALEFEKSLRSAKKPERHSSEERSHTRKRRSRSRESHRHTSRSPHGRDRRSRHRSEHHRRRDRR